The Chryseobacterium aureum genome contains a region encoding:
- the prmC gene encoding peptide chain release factor N(5)-glutamine methyltransferase, which translates to MTISAYKKYFKAALSGLYTESESMFLSSLFIHQTIGFDHFQQRRFSEQELLRDDEEKLCLLVSELKTGKPYQQILGETEFYGMKFFVDENVLIPRPETEELLEIAIREIQSSKLKIHGLKILDIGTGSGVIPLVLKKHFPEAEVSSIDFSEKALETARRNAGYHQLKIQFIHADYLHFELAENYDIIISNPPYIGIEEEMEIADSVKEFEPKMALFSPTSDALIFYRKIAEDAQKHLNKEGLLFLEINQKLGPETLELYPYFSNAQLLKDLSENDRFIYGRK; encoded by the coding sequence GCAGCACTTTCCGGCCTCTATACCGAGTCGGAAAGTATGTTTTTATCTTCGCTTTTTATTCATCAGACTATAGGTTTCGACCATTTTCAGCAAAGGAGATTTTCTGAACAGGAACTTCTGAGAGATGATGAAGAAAAACTTTGTCTTTTAGTTTCAGAACTTAAAACAGGAAAGCCTTATCAGCAGATTCTCGGAGAAACTGAATTCTACGGAATGAAGTTCTTTGTGGATGAAAATGTACTGATTCCACGGCCTGAAACGGAAGAACTTCTGGAAATTGCCATCAGGGAGATTCAGAGTTCAAAGCTTAAGATTCACGGGTTAAAGATTTTGGATATCGGAACCGGAAGCGGTGTGATCCCTCTGGTCTTAAAAAAGCATTTTCCGGAAGCGGAAGTTTCATCCATAGATTTTTCTGAAAAAGCCCTGGAAACAGCCAGAAGAAATGCCGGTTACCATCAGTTGAAAATACAGTTCATTCACGCTGACTATCTTCATTTTGAGCTGGCTGAAAACTATGATATTATCATTTCAAATCCTCCTTATATCGGAATTGAGGAAGAAATGGAAATTGCTGATTCCGTGAAAGAATTTGAGCCTAAAATGGCTCTCTTCTCTCCCACTTCCGATGCCTTGATCTTTTACAGAAAAATTGCAGAAGATGCCCAAAAGCATTTGAATAAAGAGGGTCTTTTGTTTTTAGAAATCAACCAGAAATTGGGTCCCGAAACACTGGAGTTGTACCCCTATTTTTCTAACGCTCAATTATTAAAGGATTTATCTGAAAATGACAGGTTTATTTATGGAAGAAAGTAA
- a CDS encoding DUF4180 domain-containing protein — protein MTIQYHESNTIKIAEINSDDMIIQSVQDGLDLIGNIYYQGFDKVILYERNITPEFFDLKTKIAGEILQKFSNYRIRLAIVGDFSKYESKSMEDFIFESNKTKHINFVETLESALEKLSK, from the coding sequence ATGACTATTCAATATCACGAAAGTAATACAATAAAAATCGCAGAAATAAATTCTGACGATATGATCATCCAGTCTGTTCAGGACGGACTGGATTTAATAGGAAACATCTATTATCAGGGCTTTGATAAGGTCATTCTTTACGAAAGAAATATCACTCCGGAGTTCTTCGATTTAAAAACAAAAATTGCGGGAGAAATTCTTCAGAAATTTTCAAACTACCGCATCAGGCTGGCTATTGTAGGTGATTTCAGCAAATACGAGAGCAAAAGCATGGAGGACTTCATTTTTGAAAGCAACAAAACCAAACACATCAATTTCGTGGAAACGCTGGAAAGTGCCCTGGAAAAATTGTCAAAATAA